A stretch of Vannielia litorea DNA encodes these proteins:
- a CDS encoding helix-turn-helix domain-containing protein, whose amino-acid sequence MKHPVDIHVGKRVRHRRWMVGMTQQQLAEKVGIKFQQIQKYETGMNRVSASRLWDIAHALDVPISFFFEGLSQDLPKVSKVEATEGEAVPGDILGDREALELVRSYYAIPESQRRRLFDLARVLSDVN is encoded by the coding sequence ATGAAACATCCGGTCGACATTCACGTTGGCAAACGCGTCCGGCATCGTCGGTGGATGGTGGGGATGACGCAGCAGCAGCTTGCCGAGAAGGTCGGCATCAAGTTCCAGCAGATCCAGAAGTACGAAACCGGCATGAACCGCGTCAGCGCGTCCCGCCTGTGGGACATCGCCCACGCGCTCGACGTGCCGATCTCGTTCTTCTTCGAGGGGCTGAGCCAGGACCTGCCCAAGGTGTCCAAGGTCGAGGCAACCGAAGGCGAGGCCGTGCCGGGCGATATCCTCGGCGACCGCGAAGCGCTGGAGCTGGTGCGCAGCTACTACGCGATCCCCGAAAGCCAGCGCCGCCGCCTCTTCGACCTCGCCCGCGTTCTGAGCGACGTGAACTGA